One region of Bactrocera neohumeralis isolate Rockhampton unplaced genomic scaffold, APGP_CSIRO_Bneo_wtdbg2-racon-allhic-juicebox.fasta_v2 ctg169_1, whole genome shotgun sequence genomic DNA includes:
- the LOC126766562 gene encoding uncharacterized protein LOC126766562 isoform X2, whose product MFHFTEKDQNEENGVAQSTKSINLQSFFRRRESNSTCCGIYFHVSGSTTYVSQLIAYLQVNAKAAKRRASELTRTKQLHQGTSGDIGEVMKRVFGDEVLSLFNWNGRCGKKSLSEFKIVSVALFEIFKLHGRIDFEKEVRKSVEQSHNRQKQKRYLLNKKNL is encoded by the exons ATGTTCCATTTTACCGAAAAAGACCAAAACGAAGAAAATGGTGTTGCCCAAtcgacaaaatcaattaatttgcaAAGCTTTTTTAGAAGAAGAGAAAGCAATTCCACCTGTTGTGGCATCTATTTTCATGTCAGTGGCAGCACGACAtatgtatcacaattaattgcATATTTACAAGTCAACGCGAAAGCCGCAAAAAGACGCGCGAGTGAATTAACGAGAACAAAACAATTACATCAG GGCACTTCTGGGGATATTGGCGAAGTTATGAAGCGAGTTTTTGGCGACGAAGTCCTCAGTTTGTTCAATTGGAATGGGAGGTGCGGGAAGAAATCGCTTTCAGAATTTAAAATAGTTAGCGTGGCTCTATTTG aaattttcaaactgcaTGGACGCATCGACTTCGAAAAGGAAGTCCGAAAGAGCGTTGAGCAAAGCCACAACAGGCAAAAGCAAAAACGCTATTTGctgaacaaaaaaaacttataa
- the LOC126766562 gene encoding uncharacterized protein LOC126766562 isoform X1, with product MFHFTEKDQNEENGVAQSTKSINLQSFFRRRESNSTCCGIYFHVSGSTTYVSQLIAYLQVNAKAAKRRASELTRTKQLHQITYLFTLKGTSGDIGEVMKRVFGDEVLSLFNWNGRCGKKSLSEFKIVSVALFEIFKLHGRIDFEKEVRKSVEQSHNRQKQKRYLLNKKNL from the exons ATGTTCCATTTTACCGAAAAAGACCAAAACGAAGAAAATGGTGTTGCCCAAtcgacaaaatcaattaatttgcaAAGCTTTTTTAGAAGAAGAGAAAGCAATTCCACCTGTTGTGGCATCTATTTTCATGTCAGTGGCAGCACGACAtatgtatcacaattaattgcATATTTACAAGTCAACGCGAAAGCCGCAAAAAGACGCGCGAGTGAATTAACGAGAACAAAACAATTACATCAG ATAACATATCTTTTCACTTTAAAGGGCACTTCTGGGGATATTGGCGAAGTTATGAAGCGAGTTTTTGGCGACGAAGTCCTCAGTTTGTTCAATTGGAATGGGAGGTGCGGGAAGAAATCGCTTTCAGAATTTAAAATAGTTAGCGTGGCTCTATTTG aaattttcaaactgcaTGGACGCATCGACTTCGAAAAGGAAGTCCGAAAGAGCGTTGAGCAAAGCCACAACAGGCAAAAGCAAAAACGCTATTTGctgaacaaaaaaaacttataa